In the Brockia lithotrophica genome, CTCCCGAAGAAGAACAAGTTCCTCGCGCAAGGTGGCAAAGTACCGTCGGGCGACGTCCTCCTGGAAAGGAAAGCGGTGAAAAGAGCAATACGCACACAACGCTTGGCAAAAGGGAACGTGGACGTAAAGGACGAGGGGCCTTTGGGGGTCTGAGGGTGGGAGCGAGAGGTTCTCTCGCCTCTCGGGAATGATCACCCGAGCGGCCGTCCAGCGCAGGTAACGAACCGCCGCCTCGATCCACGGGTCGCGCGGGCGAATGACGCGGTACGGGTCTTCGAGGTCGTGGACGAAAGGGTCGAAACTTCCAGAAGCGATTTGCCGACAGATCTCCACGCAAGGTAGCCCCCCTTCACCCTTCCAACAGACGGATCGTTCTCCTCCGCCACAGCTTCGAGATCACTTCCCCAAAGGTTCGGGGTATCCCTTCTCCTTGAGTTCCCGCTGGCGCTCGAAGGAGTACCGAACGAGAAAGCGCTCCTCTTCCGGAGATAGGCGGAGAAAGCGCACGGCTGCCGCGGTCCGGGGAGGCGCCGCGGATTCCCCGAAGATGCGCACGACTTCTCCTTCGGGTCGAAAGTCGCGCCGTTCGCCGCTCGCAAGCCGAAGGGAGAAGCTTACGGTGATGCGTTCTCCGGGAACGAGGAGGTTTTCCGGAGAAAGATAGAAGGAGATCCCCCCCGCCGAGATGTCGCGCGAAATCGCGAAGAACTCTTCGCCTTCGTTTCGCCGCACGCGGAGGTCGAGAAGGACGGGAACGCGGAGATAGCCGCGTCGCTGTACGCGCACCAATTCCTCGGCTCGCGGCCGCCGAAGGGCCACAAGCCAGATCTGATCCCGCCGTACGCCGAGGACGTGGGTCGAAAAGCGGTACGCCGCTCCGTCCCCGCCGCTCACAAAAGCCAAAAAACCCGTGCCTTCGGGGACAAACGGGCGAAAGGTCCGCCGGGAGAGGTCGTACAGCGGCTCTACGAAGAGCTCGTATTCGCCGACGTCGGCAATACGGCTCTCGTAGCGCGGGCTTACCTCCGCGAGGGGTTCCAGGAGGATTTTTTGGCCTAGGCGAAATTCCATGGTAGACTTCGGGCCTCCCGTCTTTGCTCACCGAGCTCGGGGATGTCGTGGGCGTTCTTCTCTCTATATCTAGATTCGTGTCGAAATAGGGGTTTTCCTCTTTCGACACCCGGGATCCTACGTGCGGGGGACAGGTTCGCATGGAGGAGGGCTTCCCTCTACGTCCGCCGCCGCAGCGTTCCCCGGCTTTCGATCCCTCCGATGCCGGAAAACCCGCTCTTCGTTTCCGAAATCGCCTCCTCCGGTGTGAGATATACGGACACCGAGGTTCGAGCGAGGCGGGCGGCGACGAGCATGGGATCGAGGGCATGGATGTTCACCCGCTTGGGGGAACTCCCGTAATTTGCCCCGGCTGCCAAAATCTCTTCGTAGTGCGACTGGCAAGCTCCCGCGACGATGAGGAGCCCGTCCTTGTGCGGCTCAAAGGCCGTTCGCGCCCGCCGAACTGCCTCGGCGAAAAAACGAGAGTGGCGGTAGCTCTCGAGTTTACCCGGATCGCGTCCCAAAGGAAGGGCATCGTGCCCCGTCAGGACGAGGATGTCCGGTTGTGCCCTTTCCAAGAGAGCGAGGATGTGACGCGGCATGAGGGGTTCCTGAAGGGCGACGCCGACGGCAGGAACTCCAGCGCGTTGGTATGCGGCAAGGCTGAGCTCGAGATAGTAAGGGTCTCCGTCGACGTGCAAGACCTTTCCCGCCTGCACCTCGGGCATCCTCGGGCCCCGGGGAGAAATCTTTTCCCACACGGGCCGTGCGCTCTGGAACACCGCCTGAAGGAGGGGCCAGGCAGGGCCCCGCAGAAGGGGCCTGTGGCGGAGGTCTTCTCCTTTTTCTCCTTCCGGGATCAGGTCGTCGAGGGGGGCGTCGGCGAGGAGCCGAACCCCCACTGCGCGAAGAAGGGCGACCTTGGAGTCGTGGAAGACGTGCGTTACGCGGAAGAGGATGTCCCCCCCGTGCGAGCGACGGCGGACGAGAGAACCTACGCGAATGTCCCGCATGTACCTCCCTCCTCCACCGGTATACGGGGAATCGCCCGGGAAGGTACGCGGGGGTACACAAGACAAAAAAAAGCCCTTCCCGGGGAAATCCGGGAAAGGGCTCCGTCACTTCGTGTACCGGTCGGCCACTGCACTCGCCCCAAATGCTTCGGGTTTGATCTTTACCGTGTAGCCCACAGAACGCACCCAACCGACGATCTCCTGGATCATCGTCCGCGTTTGTCCCGTGTTTCCGATGTCCACGTGGATCTCCACGTCCTTTTCCTCCAGAAGGTCGAAAAGCCCGACGTTCCCGAGCTTTTCCGCAAGGGCCAGGCTTTCCGCCGTTTCGACGTAAATCCGCTGTCGGAGGTCGGAAATCGGCCGCAGGCGCGTCCGGCGAAAGAAAAAACGCGCCCCCTTGGACACCCGGTGAATGACGATGGCGCTCACAAGGAGCGTCTCCCCCTCGGTCGTGTGGGAATCGGAACCGATCACAAGCTTGTACGCTGCATCGGGTACGGAAGCCACGTACTCCCGGATCTGCTCCACGACTTCCTCCAAATTCAGGCGGCCGAACGTCGGGCTCGTAAAGTACATGAGGTTCACCTTAAAGTGCATGAAATTCACCTTCACTTTCGGCGGTTCCGCCCCTAGGAACGTTCGCCTACGAGTCCCATCCCTTTGGCCAGCTCGAGGTAGTCGCGCAGGGAAAGCTCCTCCGGACGAGCCGTGGCGGCCATTCCCCGGGCCTCAAGCCAAGTTCCCCAATCCACGTCGCGTTCGGGGAAAAGGTACTTCAAGTTGTTCGCCAAAGTCTTGCGCCGGTGGCGAAAAATCCCAAAGAGGAAGTCCACGAACGCATCCCGCTCTTCCTCTCGGGGAACGAGCGGATCGGGGTGGGGCAGAAGGCGTAAGACCGAAGACCCCACTTCCGGCGGCGGGGTAAATGCGCCGGGGCGAAGGTGGAAACAAAGTTCCGCGCGGGCGAACACCGCCACAACCAGGCTCAAGGCACCGTAGGACCGCGTACCCGGGGGCGCAAGAAGTCGTTCGCCGACCTCGCGCTGGACCATGACCGTGAGCGAGGAAAAAGGTGGGGTGAGCGAGAGCAACCGCAAGAGGAGGGGAGTGGCGATTTGGTAGGGGAGGTTGCTCACGACGTGCACGGGCTGTCCGGAGGCGTGCTCTTCGCGAAGGGCTCCGAAGTCCACGGCAAGGGCATCCCCTTCGACGAGCACGACGTCTTCCGGGGAAAAGCGCCTCCGGAGAAACGGAATCAGGCGGCGGTCGAGCTCTACGGCGACGACGCGGTGCCCCGCGCGCACGAGCGCTTCCGTGAGTGTACCCAACCCCGGGCCGATCTCCAAAACCGTGGAGCCTTGCGGGAGGCGCGCACAGCGGAGGATTTGTTCGAGGGCTCGTGCGTCGGTGAGGAAGTGCTGGCCGAAAGCGCGCCGGGGGGCAATGCCGAGCTCCCGGAGGGTGCGGAGCGTCCACGCGCGGAGCTCCCGCGAAGATCTCGGGCTTCCTTTGTCCCGCAGGGTTTCCCCCCGTGCCGCAGGGGTTCGACCGGCGGGGGTCTCGTCCTTGTTTCGCTCTCCGTGCACGCCGTCCCCACCTCAACCTCCATTGTACGTCGGAATTCCCGCGGACAAAAGAACCTCCTTTTGCTAGAAAAAAGGCGGGGCCTTAGCCCCGCCTCTTTCATCCCCGTCTCAGCGGACATCCGGACCGAGGACGTACACCGTCACACCCGTCTTGCGCCCGAAGCGCAAGGCGCTTGCCAGATCTGCAAAGTAGACGTCGATCACGTTGCCTCGGATCCCTCCGCCTACGTCTTCCGCCCGGTACAGGCCGTATCCTTCGATGTACACCCAAGAACGCAAGGGGATCACCGAAGGATCTACGGCGATCGTCCGCCCTTCCTGCGCCGGATACCCGAGTGCCGTCCTCCCGTAGCCGGGATCTCCGGGATTCTTTCCCGTGCTTTCGGGTCCCGCCGTGTAGGCGACGAGAGTTACGCCCCGAAGGACCTTCTGCACGGCGTACGTCTTTCCCCCCACGCTGACGAGGCCGTCCCCTTCCTCCGGAGCGCGGACGGGAGCAGCGGTGGAAAGCGGCACGGGTTTCGGCGGCTCCTTTGTCCCCACGTGGACTACCGTGGAAAGGGCCTCCCGTTCTACGCGGCGATCCACGAGGACCTGTTCTTTGGGCGCGCCGTTTTCGTACACCACGCGGTAGAAGAGGACCTCTTCTCCCTCGCGTCCTTCCCGAACGACCTTTGTCGTTCCCTTGAGGAGGCTCGGGTCTTCCACCTTTTCCGTGGCAGGGGGGATGGCTCGCCGTTCCAGGCGGTATCCCTGGGCGTGCAAGACGAGGGTGAGGGTTTCCCCGTCGACGAGGCGTACGTCGGGAGCGGGGTCTACGCGATCCCCTTCTCCCAAAGCTATCCCCCAGCCCGCAAGCGCCTCCCCTACGCGCTCGGCCGTGGTACGAAAAACCGCAGGCTCGCCGTCCTCCCCGAAGCGGACGTACACGGTCTTTTCGCGGAAGACGTGGACGACCTGACCGTCGGAAAGAGGCTCTTCCGGTGCCGGACTCACGCGATCTCCCGGATGTAAGGCGATCCCCCGTTCCGCCAAAAGTTCCGCCACCGTGGGCGCACGCGTAACCACCACATATGCCTTTCCATCTACCCAGAGGCCCACCGTCTTCGGACGATAGGCTTGGGCGTGGACCGTCGTGGAAACGGTCATCGACACGGAAAGGGCGAGAAAGCCAAGCCGCTTCCACGCCGTCGATGATCCGCCACGGTAGCCCTCCAAGCGTTCAGCCCCCTTCCGTTGTGTGAGGATCCTCGCAGAGATGACCCAAGTGCGCGGCCGTCTGTGCGAGGCGCGGGAGAACGCGGTGGGCGTTGCAAAACGTCCGCCGCCGGATCTCCGCCTCCGAAAGGCCCAGGAGCTCGGCTACGGCTTGCCCCACAATTGCCACGTATGCCGGCTCGTTGCGCTTTCCGCGGTGCGGATGCGGCGTGAGGTACGGGGAATCGGTTTCGAGGACGATGCGATCGAGGGGAACGCGGGGCAGGAGGTCGCGCTGCGCGGCTTTGCGGAACGTGACCACCCCGCCGAAACCCAGGGCGAAGCCCAAGGTCAGCCCGCGCTCGGCGTGCAACGCGTCGCCGGAAAAGGCGTGGAGAATTCCCCCTACTTCTTCGGCGCCCTCCTCTTCGAGAATCCGAAGGACGTCGTCGTGCGCGTCGCGGTCGTGGACGACGATGGGAAGACCCATTTCCCGCGCGAGGCGAATCTGCCGGCGAAAGGCCTCCTGCTGAACGGCCGGAGGGACGGTATCCCAGTGGTAGTCGAGGCCTATTTCCCCCAGGGCGACGACCTTGGGATGCGCTAAGAGGCGCCGAAGTTCGCGCTCCTCGCCGTCGCCAAAGGACGCCACTTCTGTGGGGTGCCAGCCTATGGCGGCAAAGACGAACGGATACGCCTCCGCCAGCGCCAGCGTCGTGCGGATCGATACTGCATTATATCCAACGTTGACGATCTTTACCACCCCGGCCGCCCGCGCGCGCGCGAGGGCTTCTTCCCGGTCGTCGTCGAAACGGGGGTGATCGACGTGGGCGTGGGTGTCGATCCAGCCCAGCTCCGGAACCGCCGCCCCTTCGGGAGAAGCCGACGTCATGAAATCGCCGCCCCGTTGGGAACTTCCGGCGGAAGGGTGAGGAGAACGATGCGTTCGCCGGCGTGGGCGGCGAGGAGCATTCCCCGGGATTCGTAGCCCATGAGGCGGCGGGGTTTCAGGTTCGCCACGACGACGACCTTAAGTCCCACGAGCTCCTCGGGGCGGTACGAGGGGTAGAGGCCACCGACGATCTGCCGCACCTTTCCTCCCAGATCGACCTCCAGACGAATGAGCTTTTCCGACTTCTCGATCCGCTCGGCGCGCACGATCTCCCCGACGCGAAGTTCGACCTTGCGGAATTCTGCGATGTCGAGCAGGGTCACCCCGCCGTTCTCCGCCGTTTCCGTCTCGTTTTCTTCCGCGACGGATGCACCCTCCGCGCGCAACGCCCCCGTGAGGCTGTCGATGTACGCCACCTCTTCCGCCACGTTGCGCCGGGGAAAGAGAGGATCTCCCTTGAAGACGGTCGCGCCCACGGGCAACACGCCAAACGTCGCCATGGCGGGCCATCCGGTACGCTCCTCGTCGCCGTACACGGCGATGCGCCGGAGAATTTGCTCCGCCGTACGAGGCAAAAAAGGCCTGAGGGCGATGCCGACGAAACGCAGCCCCTCGAGGGCGTGGTAGAGGACGGTAGCGAGGCGCCGCTCCTTTCCCTCACGGGCGAGCGTCCAAGGAGCACTTTCCTCGAGGTAGCGGTTTACGTCGTGGACGAATTCGAGAACAGCGGCCAGGGCCATGTGGAGGGCGTAGCGGTCCATGTGCGCCTCTATTTCCTCTTTGAGGGCGAGGGCGCGGCGGCGCAGCTCCGCGTCCTGTGCCTCCGTAGGACCCGGTTCCGGTACCCGCCCCTCCGCAAACTGCTCGACGAGGGCGAGCGTACGGCTCACGAGATTCCCCAGGTCGTTGGCGAGGTCTCCGTTTACGCGCTCGAGGAAGGAGTCTACCGTAAACACGCCATCTTGGCCAAAGGGAATCTCGCGGAGGAGGTAGTAGCGTACCGCGTCCGAACCGTAGCGCGCGATGAGGTCTTTCGGGTCGATGACGTTCCCTTTCGACTTCGACATCTTACCCTCGGGAGTGAGGACCCAACCGTGGCCGAAGACCGTCTTGGGCAGAGGAAGGTCCAAGGCCATGAGGAGAATCGGCCAGTAAATCGTGTGAAAGCGGACGATGTCCTTCCCTACGAGATGGAGGTCGGCCGGCCAGTACCGTTCAAAACGACTTGGGTCGTCGGACATGTAGCCCAAGGCGGTGATGTAATTTGCCAAGGCGTCGATCCATACGTAGGCGACGTGCTTGGGGTCGTTGGGAAACGGAATCCCCCAGTCGAGGTCAATCCGGGAGACGGAAAGATCTTCGAGCCCGGGACGGAGGAAGTTGTTGAGCATTTCGTTTCGGCGCGCTTCGGGGAGGATGAACTCCGGATGCTCCTCGATGTGGCGGATGAGGCGGTCCTGGTACTTCGTGAGCCGGAGGAAGTAACTCTCCTGGGAAATCTTTTGGACCGGACGTCCGCAGTCCGGGCAGAGATACTGACCGTCTTTTGTCACCACCTGAAACTCCGTCCAGTACGCCTCGCACTCGACGCAGTAATACCCCTCGTATCGCCCGAGGTAGACGTCCCCCTGGTCCACGAGGCGGGCGATGATTTTCTGCACGGCCTCCTTGTGACGCGGTTCCGTCGTGCGGATAAAGTCGTCGTAGCTGATGTCGAGCTTTTCCCAGAGGTCCTGGATCCAGGCTACGATCGGCTCTACGTACTCGAGGGGAGTTTTGCCGTGACGCTCAGCCGTGCGCTGGAGCTTCTTCCCGTGCTCGTCCGTACCCGTCAGGAAAAACACGTCGTACCCTAGAAGGCGCTTGTAGCGCGCGATGGCGTCCGCGGCGATGGTCGTATAGGCATTCCCGATGTGGAGCTTTGCGCTCGGGTAGTAAATAGGCGTCGTGATGTAGAACGTCCGGGCCACTCCCGGTTCACCTCTCTTTTCCGTTTCCCGCTTCCTACGGGTTTGAAAGAAGGCAAACCCGACCCCTTCTAGATGAAACGGCCCCTGCTGTAAACTCGTAGAGACAAAACCCCCTCTACCTCTCTATGCGTGAAAGGCATCCGCCTACCGCTCGTTTCCAGGAACGACCGCCTATTGCGTCATATTAGCGCCGTCTTTTCCGCTTGTCAAGGTGCGCTTCCACGCTCGCGCCTTGCAAAGGCCCGCGAAACCCGCCTCCTCGGCCCTTCCTGCTACCCGCCGAATCTCAGAGACACAGAAAACCGAGGTCGGCTCTTCTTCGGGGAAATTTTCCTTCCCCGTAACTCATTTTTCGTAGCTCGAAACATCGCACGGAAAATCCAAACAATTG is a window encoding:
- a CDS encoding Sporulation-specific protease YabG; translated protein: MRDIRVGSLVRRRSHGGDILFRVTHVFHDSKVALLRAVGVRLLADAPLDDLIPEGEKGEDLRHRPLLRGPAWPLLQAVFQSARPVWEKISPRGPRMPEVQAGKVLHVDGDPYYLELSLAAYQRAGVPAVGVALQEPLMPRHILALLERAQPDILVLTGHDALPLGRDPGKLESYRHSRFFAEAVRRARTAFEPHKDGLLIVAGACQSHYEEILAAGANYGSSPKRVNIHALDPMLVAARLARTSVSVYLTPEEAISETKSGFSGIGGIESRGTLRRRT
- a CDS encoding DUF458 domain-containing protein — encoded protein: MKVNFMHFKVNLMYFTSPTFGRLNLEEVVEQIREYVASVPDAAYKLVIGSDSHTTEGETLLVSAIVIHRVSKGARFFFRRTRLRPISDLRQRIYVETAESLALAEKLGNVGLFDLLEEKDVEIHVDIGNTGQTRTMIQEIVGWVRSVGYTVKIKPEAFGASAVADRYTK
- a CDS encoding SSU rRNA (adenine(1518)-N(6)/adenine(1519)-N(6))-dimethyltransferase; its protein translation is MHGERNKDETPAGRTPAARGETLRDKGSPRSSRELRAWTLRTLRELGIAPRRAFGQHFLTDARALEQILRCARLPQGSTVLEIGPGLGTLTEALVRAGHRVVAVELDRRLIPFLRRRFSPEDVVLVEGDALAVDFGALREEHASGQPVHVVSNLPYQIATPLLLRLLSLTPPFSSLTVMVQREVGERLLAPPGTRSYGALSLVVAVFARAELCFHLRPGAFTPPPEVGSSVLRLLPHPDPLVPREEERDAFVDFLFGIFRHRRKTLANNLKYLFPERDVDWGTWLEARGMAATARPEELSLRDYLELAKGMGLVGERS
- a CDS encoding Cell wall-binding protein; translated protein: MVVTRAPTVAELLAERGIALHPGDRVSPAPEEPLSDGQVVHVFREKTVYVRFGEDGEPAVFRTTAERVGEALAGWGIALGEGDRVDPAPDVRLVDGETLTLVLHAQGYRLERRAIPPATEKVEDPSLLKGTTKVVREGREGEEVLFYRVVYENGAPKEQVLVDRRVEREALSTVVHVGTKEPPKPVPLSTAAPVRAPEEGDGLVSVGGKTYAVQKVLRGVTLVAYTAGPESTGKNPGDPGYGRTALGYPAQEGRTIAVDPSVIPLRSWVYIEGYGLYRAEDVGGGIRGNVIDVYFADLASALRFGRKTGVTVYVLGPDVR
- a CDS encoding putative deoxyribonuclease YcfH; the protein is MTSASPEGAAVPELGWIDTHAHVDHPRFDDDREEALARARAAGVVKIVNVGYNAVSIRTTLALAEAYPFVFAAIGWHPTEVASFGDGEERELRRLLAHPKVVALGEIGLDYHWDTVPPAVQQEAFRRQIRLAREMGLPIVVHDRDAHDDVLRILEEEGAEEVGGILHAFSGDALHAERGLTLGFALGFGGVVTFRKAAQRDLLPRVPLDRIVLETDSPYLTPHPHRGKRNEPAYVAIVGQAVAELLGLSEAEIRRRTFCNAHRVLPRLAQTAAHLGHLCEDPHTTEGG
- a CDS encoding Methionyl-tRNA synthetase; the protein is MARTFYITTPIYYPSAKLHIGNAYTTIAADAIARYKRLLGYDVFFLTGTDEHGKKLQRTAERHGKTPLEYVEPIVAWIQDLWEKLDISYDDFIRTTEPRHKEAVQKIIARLVDQGDVYLGRYEGYYCVECEAYWTEFQVVTKDGQYLCPDCGRPVQKISQESYFLRLTKYQDRLIRHIEEHPEFILPEARRNEMLNNFLRPGLEDLSVSRIDLDWGIPFPNDPKHVAYVWIDALANYITALGYMSDDPSRFERYWPADLHLVGKDIVRFHTIYWPILLMALDLPLPKTVFGHGWVLTPEGKMSKSKGNVIDPKDLIARYGSDAVRYYLLREIPFGQDGVFTVDSFLERVNGDLANDLGNLVSRTLALVEQFAEGRVPEPGPTEAQDAELRRRALALKEEIEAHMDRYALHMALAAVLEFVHDVNRYLEESAPWTLAREGKERRLATVLYHALEGLRFVGIALRPFLPRTAEQILRRIAVYGDEERTGWPAMATFGVLPVGATVFKGDPLFPRRNVAEEVAYIDSLTGALRAEGASVAEENETETAENGGVTLLDIAEFRKVELRVGEIVRAERIEKSEKLIRLEVDLGGKVRQIVGGLYPSYRPEELVGLKVVVVANLKPRRLMGYESRGMLLAAHAGERIVLLTLPPEVPNGAAIS